From one Humulus lupulus chromosome 8, drHumLupu1.1, whole genome shotgun sequence genomic stretch:
- the LOC133794967 gene encoding uncharacterized protein LOC133794967, with amino-acid sequence MQLRNKYNQLKQKHKDFKSLLKETSMRYNAMTGEVSATDEVWDKLIWVKKSAKRFRKKGCKFYEKLCTIFGDTIATGSNSHPSTRSPSNDGDNNDDDATLISPSTRNEESNFDEDGSKRRGKSTATSNSRSVKRAKFSSALADALAPYNETAK; translated from the exons ATGCAACTAAGGAACAAGTACAATCAATTAAAGCAAAAGCATAAAGATTTTAAGTCTTTACTGAAAGAGACTAGTATGAGATACAATGCAATGACTGGAGAAGTTAGTGCGACTGATGAAGTTTGGGATAAACTTATTTgg GTTAAAAAGTCTGCTAAAAGATTTAGAAAGAAAGGCTGTAAGTTTTATGAGAAATTATGCACTATCTTTGGTGATACTATTGCAACTGGTTCCAATTCTCATCCTTCAACTCGAAGTCCTTCTAATGATGgagataataatgatgatgatgcaaCATTGATAAGTCCTTCTACTAGGAATGAAGAAAGTAATTTTGATGAAGATGGTAGCAAAAGAAGAGGTAAATCAACAGCCACTTCGAACTCTCGATCAGTAAAAAGAGCAAAGTTCTCATCAGCTTTGGCAGATGCACTAGCACCATATAATGAAACTGCAAAGTGA
- the LOC133794450 gene encoding ABC transporter C family member 8-like gives MVVASFESSLGMFSSIFGGKFDMGSSYYIQRIIVDVLNLLFLGVYCLSSLVVSLRKHNVSTTNRRGWTFIAVSICCGLTSLAYLVAGFCNLNAKGDIFDHSSWLVCLVRALIWISLSVSLLLQETKWIRVLNSVWWVSFFSLISALNVEILIRAKSIKVIDIVPWIVNLLLLVCAFMNILQLVSQHNEDNSLSQPLVQKTENRKTEVGRACFLEKLTFSWIGPLLSLGYSKPLSLEDIPSLSSEDESNIGYQKFKQAWDGLLREKSSPDKTMNFVLWAIVKVYMKENVYIGICVLLRTISVVVSPLILYAFVNYANSKEENLQQGLSILGCLVLTKVVESLTQRHWFFYSRRSGMRMRSALMVAVYEKQLKLSSLGRKRHSTGEIVNYVAVDAYRMGECSWWLHLGWSSGLQLLLAIVVLFKVTGYGALPGFLPLLICGLLNVPFAKILQKCQYEFMVAQDERLRSTSEILNSMKIIKLQSWEEKFKNLINSRRDRELKWLSESQFKKVYGTLLYWMSPTIVSSVVFFGCVLLRSAPLNASTIFTVLATLRTMGEPVRMIPEALSAMIQVKVSFERLNSFLLDDELKDEEKRRHSIPRSDKSLEIQGGNFSWDPESIHSTLKDVNLAIGLRQKVAICGPVGAGKSSLLYAILGEIPKLSGTVEVYGSIAYVSQTSWIQSGTIRDNILYGKPMDKSLYEKAIEACALDKDINGFSHGDLTEIGQRGINLSGGQKQRIQLARAVYNDADTYLLDDPFSAVDAHTAATLFNECVMAALRNKAVILVTHQVEFLSEVDKILVMENGNITHSGSYEELLKAGTAFEELVNAHKDAISTLGLSNNDGQGESHMVDELRTEESYGSYSKQYSEEEISANGQPGVQLTQEEEKEIGDVRWKPFKDYILVSKGSLLLFLIALTQFGFFSLQAAATYWLALAIQFPKITSGMLVGVYTGISTLSAVFVYLRSFFGACLGIKASKAFFTGFTNAIFKAPMLFFDSTPVGRILTRASSDLSILDYDIPFSVVFALAGVVELLGTIGIMTSVTWQVLIVGIFSLVASIYVQGYYLATARELIRINGTTKAPVTNFVSETSLGAVTIRAFGSVDRFFKNYLKLVDTDAALFYLSNAAIEWLVLRIEVLQNLTLFTAAFFLILLPKGQVAPGLVGLSLSYALSLTATQIFLTRWYCNLANYIVSVERIKQFMHIPEEPPAIIEGNRPPSSWPTKGRIELQSLKIRYRPNAPVVLKGITCTFKEGTRVGVVGRTGSGKTTLISALFRLVDPASGKIIIDGLDICSIGLKDLRMNLSIIPQEPTLFRGSIRTNLDPLGLYSDDEIWQALDKCQLKATVSNLPNLLDSSVSDEGENWSAGQRQLFCLGRVLLKRNRILVLDEATASIDSSTDAILQRIIRQEFSECTVITVAHRVPTVIDSDMVMVLSYGKLVEYDEPSKLLDANSYFSKLVAEYWSSCNKNSQ, from the exons ATGGTGGTGGCCTCCTTTGAGAGCTCACTTG GGATGTTTTCATCGATTTTTGGTGGAAAATTTGACATGGGTTCTTCTTATTACATCCAAAGAATTATCGTAGATGTTTTAAATTTGCTGTTCCTAGGTGTGTACTGCCTGTCTTCGCTTGTAGTTTCTTTAAGGAAGCATAACGTAAGCACTACAAACAGAAGGGGTTGGACTTTCATAGCTGTTTCAATTTGCTGTGGTCTCACAAGCCTTGCATATCTTGTTGCTGGTTTTTGTAATCTAAATGCAAAAGGAGACATATTTGACCATTCGAGCTGGTTGGTTTGCCTTGTCAGAGCACTGATTTGGATATCTCTTTCAGTTTCTTTGCTACTTCAGGAGACAAAATGGATTAGAGTTCTGAACTCTGTCTGGTgggtttccttcttttctttgatttCAGCTCTAAACGTTGAAATACTGATCAGAGCAAAAAGCATCAAGGTTATAGACATAGTGCCATGGATTGTGAATCTTTTGCTTCTGGTTTGTGCTTTTATGAATATCCTACAACTGGTTTCTCAGCATAACGAAGACAACAGTCTATCCCAGCCTCTTGTCCAAAAGACTGAGAACAGAAAAACAGAAGTAGGCAGGGCTTGCTTTCTTGAGAAATTGACGTTTTCCTGGATTGGCCCGTTGCTTAGCTTGGGATATTCGAAACCGTTGTCTCTTGAAGACATCCCTTCTTTAAGTTCGGAAGATGAATCCAACATAGGCTACCAAAAGTTCAAACAAGCATGGGATGGGCTTCTAAGGGAGAAGAGTAGCCCAGACAAAACCATGAACTTTGTCCTCTGGGCAATAGTAAAAGTGTACATGAAAGAAAATGTGTATATAGGCATTTGTGTACTTCTAAGGACAATTTCTGTAGTAGTTTCTCCTCTCATACTCTATGCTTTTGTAAATTATGCGAATAGCAAAGAGGAAAATCTGCAGCAAGGTCTTTCTATCTTGGGGTGTCTTGTTCTTACCAAGGTTGTTGAGTCCTTAACTCAAAGGCACTGGTTTTTCTACTCAAGGAGAAGTGGGATGAGAATGAGATCAGCCTTAATGGTGGCAGTCTACGAAAAGCAGCTAAAGCTCTCCAGTTTGGGAAGGAAAAGGCACTCAACCGGAGAGATAGTGAACTATGTTGCAGTTGATGCGTACAGAATGGGTGAATGTTCATGGTGGCTCCACTTGGGATGGAGTTCTGGGCTCCAGCTTTTACTAGCCATTGTTGTTCTTTTCAAGGTCACTGGCTACGGTGCTCTTCCTGGCTTTCTTCCTCTACTCATATGTGGACTCCTTAACGTGCCTTTCGCAAAGATACTCCAAAAGTGTCAATACGAGTTCATGGTTGCTCAAGATGAGCGACTCAGGTCCACTTCAGAAATCCTAAACAGCATGAAAATCATTAAGCTTCAATCGTGGGAAGAAAAGTTCAAGAACTTGATCAACTCCCGTCGTGATCGTGAACTCAAATGGTTATCAGAGTCACAATTTAAGAAGGTTTATGGGACTTTACTGTATTGGATGTCCCCAACCATTGTGTCCTCGGTTGTCTTCTTTGGATGCGTTCTTCTTCGTAGTGCCCCACTCAATGCAAGCACCATTTTCACTGTTCTCGCTACTTTGAGGACCATGGGAGAGCCTGTCAGAATGATACCAGAGGCCCTTTCAGCAATGATCCAAGTAAAGGTCTCGTTTGAACGACTGAACTCATTTTTGCTCGATGATGAGCTCAAAGACGAGGAAAAAAGAAGACACTCAATTCCCAGATCAGATAAGAGCTTGGAAATTCAAGGAGGCAATTTCAGTTGGGATCCAGAGTCGATACATTCAACACTAAAAGATGTAAATTTGGCGATAGGGTTGAGGCAGAAAGTAGCAATTTGTGGACCAGTTGGCGCAGGAAAGTCATCACTCTTATATGCTATACTCGGAGAGATACCAAAGCTATCAGGAACT GTTGAAGTATATGGATCCATAGCCTATGTTTCTCAGACTTCTTGGATACAAAGTGGGACAATTCGTGATAACATACTCTATGGAAAACCAATGGACAAAAGCCTATATGAAAAGGCTATCGAAGCATGTGCCTTAGATAAGGACATTAACGGTTTCAGCCATGGAGACCTTACAGAAATAGGGCAGAGAGGGATTAACTTGAGTGGAGGACAGAAGCAAAGAATCCAGCTTGCCCGAGCTGTCTATAATGATGCAGATACCTATCTCCTTGATGACCCCTTTAGTGCAGTTGACGCGCACACTGCTGCCACTCTCTTCAAT GAATGTGTCATGGCTGCTCTCAGAAATAAAGCTGTTATTCTAGTGACTCATCAAGTAGAGTTTCTCTCTGAAGTTGATAAAATTCTG GTAATGGAAAATGGAAATATTACTCACTCAGGAAGTTATGAGGAACTCCTGAAAGCTGGGACAGCATTTGAAGAGCTTGTGAATGCTCATAAAGATGCAATATCTACACTGGGTCTTTCGAATAATGATGGACAAGGAGAATCTCACATGGTAGATGAGTTAAGGACAGAGGAGAGTTATGGTTCATACTCCAAACAATACAGCGAAGAAGAAATCTCTGCAAATGGTCAACCAGGAGTGCAATTaacacaagaagaagaaaaagagattgGTGATGTGCGTTGGAAGCCATTTAAGGATTATATTCTTGTCTCTAAAGGGTCACTTCTTCTATTCTTAATCGCATTAACTCAGTTTGGCTTTTTCTCATTGCAAGCTGCCGCCACTTATTGGTTAGCTCTAGCTATTCAATTTCCTAAGATCACAAGTGGAATGTTGGTTGGTGTTTATACTGGAATTTCAACACTTAGTGCCGTCTTTGTGTATCTTAGATCGTTTTTTGGAGCTTGTCTTGGAATAAAAGCTTCGAAAGCTTTCTTCACTGGTTTCACCAATGCTATTTTTAAAGCTCCCATGCTGTTCTTTGACTCCACCCCAGTTGGCCGAATCTTGACCCGA GCTTCATCAGATTTGAGTATTCTGGACTACGACATACCTTTCTCTGTCGTTTTTGCACTGGCTGGTGTTGTTGAACTTCTGGGAACGATTGGCATTATGACTTCTGTCACATGGCAAGTTCTTATCGTTGGCATTTTCAGCCTGGTTGCTAGTATATATGTTCAG GGCTATTATCTAGCTACTGCTAGGGAGCTAATAAGAATTAATGGAACAACAAAAGCTCCTGTTACCAACTTTGTATCTGAAACATCACTTGGTGCTGTCACAATAAGAGCTTTTGGGTCAGTGGATCGATTCTTCAAAAATTACCTAAAACTCGTGGACACAGATGCAGCTTTATTCTATCTGTCCAATGCAGCCATAGAGTGGTTAGTTCTAAGAATAGAAGTACTTCAAAATTTGACCCTTTTCACTGCAGCTTTTTTCCTTATTTTACTTCCAAAGGGTCAGGTAGCTCCAG GGCTTGTGGGGCTCTCTCTTTCTTATGCCTTGTCACTAACAGCAACACAAATTTTCTTGACTCGATGGTATTGCAACTTAGCCAACTACATTGTTTCAGTTGAAAGGATCAAACAGTTCATGCATATTCCAGAAGAACCTCCAGCAATCATTGAGGGAAATAGGCCACCTTCTTCATGGCCCACCAAGGGTAGGATAGAGTTGCAATCTCTAAAG ATTAGATATCGTCCAAATGCACCGGTAGTTCTCAAGGGAATCACATGCACATTCAAAGAAGGGACTAGAGTAGGAGTTGTGGGAAGGACAGGAAGTGGGAAAACAACACTCATAAGTGCTTTATTTCGTTTAGTGGACCCAGCAAGTGGGAAAATTATCATAGACGGACTTGACATATGCAGTATTGGTCTAAAAGATTTGAGGATGAACCTCAGTATTATCCCCCAAGAACCAACTCTTTTCAGGGGTAGCATTAGAACCAACTTAGACCCTCTTGGCCTATACTCTGATGATGAAATATGGCAG GCTCTAGACAAGTGTCAGCTTAAAGCAACAGTTAGCAACCTACCCAATCTACTGGATTCATCTG TGAGTGATGAAGGAGAAAATTGGAGTGCTGGTCAACGCCAGCTCTTTTGCCTTGGTAGAGTTCTGCTAAAGAGGAATAGAATTCTAGTCCTTGATGAGGCTACTGCTTCCATTGATTCTTCCACAGATGCCATTCTTCAGAGGATCATTAGGCAAGAATTTTCAGAATGTACAGTCATAACAGTAGCTCACAGAGTTCCTACTGTTATAGATAGTGACATGGTCATGGTCCTCTCGTATG GTAAGCTGGTTGAGTATGATGAGCCTTCAAAGCTTTTGGATGCCAACTCCTATTTCTCCAAGCTTGTAGCAGAATACTGGTCAAGCTGCAACAAGAATtcacaataa